A region of the Dyadobacter sp. CECT 9275 genome:
TTGAATCCACTGCGAGTGATGTTTCCGGCTTTTATGTTAAAAGGCGTGTCATGTTCATGGAAAAATGGATTCGCCGCGGAGGATACTACCCCATCTGGCTGCTCCGAATCTGGCGCAACGGCATGGGCATCTGTGAGGAATTGTGGATGGACGAGCACATTAAACTATCAGGAGGGCACACGGTAAATCTCCTGAATGACATCGTAGATCATAATTTAAACAACCTCACCTGGTGGACCCAAAAGCATAACAATTACGCAATAAGGGAAGTTATTGATTTATTGAATATTAAATATAATTTTGACAATAAGGAAACTGTCAAACCCGCTTTCTGGGGAACACAGGAACAACGAACCAGGTACCTGAAAACTAAATATGCAAGCCTCCCGCTCTTCACACGACCTTTTCTGTATTTTCTGTTCAGGTATTTTATAAAACTTGGATTTCTGGACGGAAAGAAAGGATTGATCTGGCACTTTTTACAGGGGTTCTGGTACCGGTTCCTGGTTGACGCCAAAATCTTCGAAGTATACCTGCGTGCAGGAAAAGAGAAAAACGATATAATTGAGCATTTTAGGACAGAATATGGAAAAAACCTCCAAAGCCCAAACAGATCTGTCCCTGTACAATAACAGCTGGTACAAACCGGGAAGCAAAATAAAAATTTTTTTTTGGTATTTGTTTTCCCGAATTTTCATCAACACCTATCTGCCTGTACCCATGTTTATAAAACGTTGGTTACTAGTACTTTTTGGAGCAAAAATATCGAATAGTGCAGTCATCAAACCTAAGGTTAACATCAAATATCCCTGGTTGCTGGAAGTGGCAGAACATGTGTGGATTGGTGAAAATGTGTGGATTGATAACCTCACTATGGTGACTTTGGAGGCAAATTCGTGTCTATCTCAAGGTTGTCTTTTACTGACGGGGAATCATGATTTTACCAAAATATCTTTTGATCTGATCACCAAGCCGATTGTAGTTAAAACGGGCGCCTGGATAGGAGCCAAAGCCACGGTTTGTCCGGGCGTAACGGTAGGTTCACATGCGGTCCTGACGGTCGGTTCAGTTGCTACGAAAGATTTGTTGCCTTTTGGGATTTATCAGGGAAATCCTGCAGTAATGGTCAAAAACAGAACCCTAACAAGTTGAAAATTAGCATAATTACAGTTGTATACAACGGAGCCAAAACAATCAGAACATGCATTGATTCTGTCCTTAAACAGGATTACCATGACCTGGAATATATCATTATTGATGGAGGTTCCACAGACGGCACGCAGGAAGTAATCAGGAGCTACGGAAGCCGTATTCAAAAATTCGTGAGTGAAAAGGATCATGGCATCTACGATGCCATGAATAAAGGAATAAAAATTGCAACTGGTGAACTGATTGGTATTATTAATGCTGACGATTTTTACGTAACAGAAACCGTACTGACCGAAGCTGCAAATGCCGTGGAGCAATTGAATGCCGATGCCTGTTATGCAGACCTTGAATATGTTGATTCGGAAAACACCGGGCTGGTAAAACGCAAATGGAAATCTGGCTCGTATCAAAAGGGTGCGTTTCTCAATGGCTGGATGCCTCCGCATCCCACCTTTTTTATAAAGAAAAGTTTATACGAAAGATATGGTGTTTTCAGGCTTGATCTCGGAAGTGCCGCCGATTACGAACTGATGCTGAGGATGATCCATAAATATAAAGCCAGCATGGCCTATGTTCCCAAGGTCTGGATCAGGATGAGAACCGGGGGGGTAAGTAACAGTAACTTTAAAAATCGGCTGAAAGCCAACAAAAATGACCGTAAAGCGTGGATTATTAATGATTTAAATCCAAAATTTTATACCTTGTTACTGAAACCGTTAAGAAAGATTTTCCAGTTTTTTTAACCGCAGAAGTAAACGACATACCGTTTAATAATTTTTCACACTATAGCATTTAACATTTCTAAAAAGTTCGGAAAATTCGCCAATTTTGAATGCCGAGCTGTTCCGGAATCCAAACAGATAGATAACAGCTTCATCCCGCACATGAAAACAATACTACCTCTCCAGATTCTTAGTGAAGGCAACTTCAGCACCATCATTCATCACGATATATATCAAAGTATCCTGTCATTTCTCATAGCCTGTTTCCTTTCCATTATATCGATTCCGGTTATTATTAATTTATCCAATCTTCTGAATCTGACCGCAAAACCGGGTTTCAGAAGTTCGCATGAGGCAGAAACACCTACGTTGGGAGGTATCGCTCTGTTTGCAGCTACCTTGATCGCCTATTTTCTCTGGCCTCATTCAGAAAACACACTTGATTCAAATCTGATCAGTTTATCTGTTACGGGGATGATCATTTTGTTCTTCTTGGGAATCAAGGACGACATTCTGGCTGTGGATCCCGCCAAAAAACTGATTATCCAGATCTTTGCATCAATGATACTGGTTGCAATGGGAAATTTCAGAGTGGATAATTTTTACGGCATTTTCGGTATCCACTACGTGCCCGAGTATATCAGCATTCCGCTGACGGTCTTCATTTTTATTGCTATCATCAACGCCATTAACCTTATCGACGGGATTGACGGCCTTGCAGGGGGGATCAGCCTCATCGCAGGGCTTGGGTTCGGTATCTGGTTTCTGCTGAACGACCACTTTTCCTTCGGTTGCCTTGCCTTCTCCATGTCGGGTTCGCTGCTCGGTTTTTTGCGGTTTAACTTTTCTAAAACCAGTAAAATTTTCATGGGAGATACCGGCTCACTGATAGTTGGTTACCTTTTATCTATTTTTGCTGTTGAATTCCTGAATTTAAACGTAGGGTATCTGCACGATTCCAACGCCTACTTCAACGCTCCTATTATTGTGATGGTGCTGTTAATTGTACCCATTTTTGATACACTGAGAGTATTTATCGTTCGTATTATCAAAGGTGGCTCACCATTTGTAGCAGACAGGAACCACATGCATCACATCCTGATCGACAATGGCCTTAATCACTTCTGGGCTTCATTTACCCTCTGGATGGTTACCATCCTGAACACAGGCTTGTTTTTTGTCTTTCACGGCGATATCACCAATACTGCTTCACTCTACATATACATCGCGATGTTTGGCATGTATATGGTTTTTGCTTATTTCATGAAAAAAAGAGTACTGACAGTAAAAAAGAAAAAAAAGATGGTGAAAAGTCCCTCTTTCAAAGACGGGGAAATCAGCTCTACCAAAAAGATTTTTAGGGACTTATAAAAGCCTATTCTCGCCTTATTTTAAAATCAGAGGGAATATAAATTTGATTTTATTTGCGTTGTAATGAATGTTTGTACCTTAGCATGAAATAATTCCTAAGCAGGTATGAACAAGAAAATCAGAAAAGAAGACGCTCTATACTATCACTCAAAAGGCCGGCCCGGGAAAATCCAGGTTCTCCCAACCAAAGAAACCAATACCCAGCGCGACCTTTCCTTAGCCTATTCTCCAGGCGTTGCAGAACCTTGCCTCGAAATTGCTGAAAATGTTGAAAATGCCTATCTGTATACCGCTAAGGGCAATCTGGTGGCGGTAATCAGCAATGGTACTGCTGTGCTTGGATTAGGCGATATAGGGCCAGAAGCGGGTAAACCTGTGATGGAAGGCAAAGGGTTGTTATTTAAGATTTATTCGGATATAGATGTTTTTGATCTTGAACTAAACACCAAGGATGTAGATGAGTTTGTAAGGACCGTCAAGATTCTTGAACCCACCTTCGGCGGTGTTAACCTGGAAGACATCAAGGCACCCGAATGCTTTGAGATTGAGGCCAGGCTGAAAAAAGAGCTAAGCATTCCCGTCATGCATGACGATCAGCATGGTACAGCCATTATCAGTGCAGCCGCTATGCTCAATGCTTTGGTTTTGGTAAAAAAGGATATCAAAGATATCCGGGTGGTTGTTTCCGGCGCAGGTGCCTCCGCTGTTTCCTGCACCAAACTCTATATGTCTCTGGGTGTGGATCCTCAGAAAGTGGCTATGTTTGATACCAAAGGCCATATTCATAACGGTCGTACAGACCTTAATGATATGAAACGGCAGTTTGCCACAGACCAGGCATATGCATCACTGGAGGAAGCCATGGTAGGGGCGGATATTTTCCTGGGGCTTTCCACAGCAGATATCGTGTCCAGGGAAATGGTAAAATCCATGGCAAAGGACCCTATCGTACTGGCCATGGCCAACCCAAATCCTGAGATCCCCTATCCGGATGCCGTGGAAGCCCGTGCAGATGTCATCATGGCAACAGGGCGTTCGGACTATCCCAATCAGGTGAACAACGTATTGGGTTTTCCCTACATCTTCCGTGGCGCATTGGACGTGAGGGCTACTGAAATCAATGAGGAAATGAAACTGGCGGCTGTTTTTGCCCTGGCCGAACTTGCCCAAAAACCGGTTCCTGACATCGTTAACCTGGCTTACAACGAGACCAACATTGTTTTTGGGAAAAATTATATTATCCCCAAGCCTGTTGATCCCCGCCTGCTTACCACCGTTGCACCTGCCGTTGCCAAAGCAGCTATTGCTACAGGCGTAGCCCGTAAGATTATTACGGATTGGGAAGCCTACGAGCAGGAACTTTCTACACGCCTGGGCCGCAATGAGCAGCTAACCAAAGTTATTCTCAATAAAGCTAAGCTGGCTCCAAAACGCGTTGTGTTTGCGGATGCTGAAAATCTTCAGGTACTTAAAGCCGCCCAGCAAGTAAGGGACGAGGGGATCGCCTACCCAATACTACTTGGCAACCGGGATACGATACAATCCCTGATACGGGAAAGCAATCTTGATCTGGGTGATGTGGCGATCGTGGATCCACGCGCCGAGGAAAACGAAGCGATGATTGAACTTTATGCTTCCAAACTTTACGAAAAGAGAAAACGTAAAGGGCTTACACCAATAGAAGCCAGAAGGACTGTATATTTCAAAAGCTATTTTGGCTCCATGATGGTCGACAATGGTGAGGCTGATGCATTTATCTCAGGGCTTACACGTACTTATCCGGACACCATCCGTCCTGCACTTCATGTGATTGGGAAGCAGGACGATGTTAATAAGGTGGCGGGGATGTATATCTTACTTACCCCTAAAGGACCTCTTTTCTTCTCAGATACGACAGTCAACCTGGATCCCACTGTTGAAGAAATTGTCGAAATCACAGAATTGACAGCGCGGACCATTGAGCGTTTTAATATTCAGCCACGCATAGCGCTGGTAACTTACGCCAACTATGGCAGTGCCGATGGAAAAGATGCCGAAAAGATGAGGCAAGCCACCTTGATCTTGAAAAGAAGGAATCCAGGAATGATCGTCGAGGGCGAAATGCAGGCCCACCTCGCATTTAATACTGAATTGCTGAAACAGAACCATCCGTTCAGCGATTTGGTAGAGGGTGGTGCCAATACACTGATTTTCCCCAACTTATCGGCCAGCAACATTGCCTATAACCTGCTTAAACAGGTAGCTGAACTGGAAACCGTCGGCCCCATACTACTGGGAATGAAAAAACCAGTGCACGTATTACAGCTGGGAAGTTCGGTGCGTGAAATTGTAAATATGGTAGCCATTGCGGTGGTGGAAGCGCAGCTGAAAGGTTAGTCAAACCGAATGATACCTCTTCAATATGCTTTGGGGAGGTATCTTTTTCACATACTTGACGTTATACTCTTTCCAGAATCAGTCATCGGACAGCTAATGTTTTCTGACGAAATTCCTGCGGAGTATCGGAAGTATGTTTCCTGAAAAACTTCACGAAATATGATGGATCTTCAAAACCAAGGCGGTACCCTATCTCCTTCACATTGAGGTCTGTATGAATCAAAAGACGACGTGCCTCAGTCACCCGTCGTTCGTACAGGAGCTGGCTTGCCGTTTTCCCCAGCACAATCTTGCAGATATGATTCAGATGATTCGGGCTGATATGTAACATGGAGGCGTAAACTCCCAGATCTCTGATGTCAAGAAAATGTTTTTCAATTAATTCTTCGAATAAACGGATCCGTTCATAATAATGCTTGTCTTCGACGGTCAGCTTGTCGGTATAAAGCCGGTTTGCCGATTCAAGAATGATGTGCAGATAAGATAGAAAAACTTCCAGCCGGTTTATTTTCCCCGATTTATATTCCTGATAAGCATTGTAAAAAAGATTGGTGAAAAGACTTTTTTCAAAATCCGTTTCCAATATAGGCTTATGCTGGTGGGAGTGAAAAAAAGGATACTGATATAACCTCCCCGGGAAACGCGACTGAAAAAAGTCAGCCTCAAAGTATAAATTAAAGCCCTCCATATCTGCCGAAAGCTCCCAGCTATGTACCTGTCCGGGTGTTAAAAAATAGAGCTGATGCGGTTTGACATCGTATGATTTAAAATCGATCGTGTGGGTACCGGTACCTTTTGTGATCCACATCACCAGATAAAATGAATGAGAATGTGAATTGTTAATACCTTTAAAATCTTTCACTAGCCTTTCCAGCCTTGTCATGTAAAACAACGCCCTTGGTTCGTCCCGGGAGAAAGCTTTCAGATCGTATCTGGGGAAATCTTTTTTCATATTATGTGTTCAACTGATTAGGAGCGGCCAGTTTATAGGGTAGTCAATGAAAGTAAAAAGTGCCGCCAACCTTGTTTCGGCGGCTAATCCGCGCGGATACCAAGGATAATTTTAAGCGTTACCACTGATTTTTAACGGCTAAAATATTTCTTACCTCAGATCCCGTCACAATGATACAAAATAAGGTATCAAACTCGTTTAATTACTAAGTAATACCCAAGTAACCTTACCGTAGCACTTTTCTGTATGAGAGTTTTATATACATTCTTTGTTTTCCTTTTCCTTTCGTCATCTGTTTCCCTGGCTACCCACCTGATGGGCGGAGAAATAAGGGCTACGCATATTTCCGGCCAGACTTACAAGATTTCTGTCCAGCTCTATCTTGACGCCGCAAATGCCACATCTGCAACCAACGCGCAAAACAGTGTTACGGTTTGCTTCGGAGATGGTACCGTCAGTGACTTGGGTATGGTGTCAAGCAATATGGTACCCGAAAACAATGATATTGTGGCCAAAGTATATGAAGGTAACCATACTTACGCATCATCTGGTACGTTTCAGATTTCGGTCTCGGAAAATAACCGCAGCGCCAATATCCTGAATTTCCCCAATAGCGTGTTAACGCCGATGTTTATCTGGACCGTTATCAATACCCAGCAAGCCAATTCCACTCCCGACTTCCCAAATCTCAGCTTCACAGCCGGTATTCGCCAGGTTTTTACGGTTAACCTTAAACCAAAATCAACCGATTCTGACAGCATTTCCTATAAAATAGTAAAGGTTAGCATTCCCTCGCCTGGTACCTGTGGCGTCCGAATGACTTCGCATGACTACCTGTACCCCAACGATGTATCCAAAAGCGGGACCTTCAAAATTGACCAAATCAATAAAACACTCTCGTGGAATGCCCCTGAATTGGCCGGAAATTATCTGTTTGCTGTCCTGGCTTACGAATGGCGGGACGGTGTCACTATTTCTGAAACCTATCGGGAGGGGGTAATCAGGGTAACTGATAAGCCG
Encoded here:
- a CDS encoding glycosyltransferase family 2 protein, producing the protein MVDLSVIILTHNESKHIERCIQSLKLITDKIFIVDSFSSDNTVQLAEGLGAVVIQNPWVSYAFQFNYGISHNPFPTQWLMRMDADEYITPELANELNQVLESTASDVSGFYVKRRVMFMEKWIRRGGYYPIWLLRIWRNGMGICEELWMDEHIKLSGGHTVNLLNDIVDHNLNNLTWWTQKHNNYAIREVIDLLNIKYNFDNKETVKPAFWGTQEQRTRYLKTKYASLPLFTRPFLYFLFRYFIKLGFLDGKKGLIWHFLQGFWYRFLVDAKIFEVYLRAGKEKNDIIEHFRTEYGKNLQSPNRSVPVQ
- a CDS encoding WcaF family extracellular polysaccharide biosynthesis acetyltransferase, which gives rise to MEKTSKAQTDLSLYNNSWYKPGSKIKIFFWYLFSRIFINTYLPVPMFIKRWLLVLFGAKISNSAVIKPKVNIKYPWLLEVAEHVWIGENVWIDNLTMVTLEANSCLSQGCLLLTGNHDFTKISFDLITKPIVVKTGAWIGAKATVCPGVTVGSHAVLTVGSVATKDLLPFGIYQGNPAVMVKNRTLTS
- a CDS encoding glycosyltransferase family 2 protein, which encodes MKISIITVVYNGAKTIRTCIDSVLKQDYHDLEYIIIDGGSTDGTQEVIRSYGSRIQKFVSEKDHGIYDAMNKGIKIATGELIGIINADDFYVTETVLTEAANAVEQLNADACYADLEYVDSENTGLVKRKWKSGSYQKGAFLNGWMPPHPTFFIKKSLYERYGVFRLDLGSAADYELMLRMIHKYKASMAYVPKVWIRMRTGGVSNSNFKNRLKANKNDRKAWIINDLNPKFYTLLLKPLRKIFQFF
- a CDS encoding MraY family glycosyltransferase, with the protein product MKTILPLQILSEGNFSTIIHHDIYQSILSFLIACFLSIISIPVIINLSNLLNLTAKPGFRSSHEAETPTLGGIALFAATLIAYFLWPHSENTLDSNLISLSVTGMIILFFLGIKDDILAVDPAKKLIIQIFASMILVAMGNFRVDNFYGIFGIHYVPEYISIPLTVFIFIAIINAINLIDGIDGLAGGISLIAGLGFGIWFLLNDHFSFGCLAFSMSGSLLGFLRFNFSKTSKIFMGDTGSLIVGYLLSIFAVEFLNLNVGYLHDSNAYFNAPIIVMVLLIVPIFDTLRVFIVRIIKGGSPFVADRNHMHHILIDNGLNHFWASFTLWMVTILNTGLFFVFHGDITNTASLYIYIAMFGMYMVFAYFMKKRVLTVKKKKKMVKSPSFKDGEISSTKKIFRDL
- a CDS encoding NADP-dependent malic enzyme: MNKKIRKEDALYYHSKGRPGKIQVLPTKETNTQRDLSLAYSPGVAEPCLEIAENVENAYLYTAKGNLVAVISNGTAVLGLGDIGPEAGKPVMEGKGLLFKIYSDIDVFDLELNTKDVDEFVRTVKILEPTFGGVNLEDIKAPECFEIEARLKKELSIPVMHDDQHGTAIISAAAMLNALVLVKKDIKDIRVVVSGAGASAVSCTKLYMSLGVDPQKVAMFDTKGHIHNGRTDLNDMKRQFATDQAYASLEEAMVGADIFLGLSTADIVSREMVKSMAKDPIVLAMANPNPEIPYPDAVEARADVIMATGRSDYPNQVNNVLGFPYIFRGALDVRATEINEEMKLAAVFALAELAQKPVPDIVNLAYNETNIVFGKNYIIPKPVDPRLLTTVAPAVAKAAIATGVARKIITDWEAYEQELSTRLGRNEQLTKVILNKAKLAPKRVVFADAENLQVLKAAQQVRDEGIAYPILLGNRDTIQSLIRESNLDLGDVAIVDPRAEENEAMIELYASKLYEKRKRKGLTPIEARRTVYFKSYFGSMMVDNGEADAFISGLTRTYPDTIRPALHVIGKQDDVNKVAGMYILLTPKGPLFFSDTTVNLDPTVEEIVEITELTARTIERFNIQPRIALVTYANYGSADGKDAEKMRQATLILKRRNPGMIVEGEMQAHLAFNTELLKQNHPFSDLVEGGANTLIFPNLSASNIAYNLLKQVAELETVGPILLGMKKPVHVLQLGSSVREIVNMVAIAVVEAQLKG
- a CDS encoding AraC family transcriptional regulator, whose amino-acid sequence is MKKDFPRYDLKAFSRDEPRALFYMTRLERLVKDFKGINNSHSHSFYLVMWITKGTGTHTIDFKSYDVKPHQLYFLTPGQVHSWELSADMEGFNLYFEADFFQSRFPGRLYQYPFFHSHQHKPILETDFEKSLFTNLFYNAYQEYKSGKINRLEVFLSYLHIILESANRLYTDKLTVEDKHYYERIRLFEELIEKHFLDIRDLGVYASMLHISPNHLNHICKIVLGKTASQLLYERRVTEARRLLIHTDLNVKEIGYRLGFEDPSYFVKFFRKHTSDTPQEFRQKTLAVR
- a CDS encoding T9SS type A sorting domain-containing protein; amino-acid sequence: MRVLYTFFVFLFLSSSVSLATHLMGGEIRATHISGQTYKISVQLYLDAANATSATNAQNSVTVCFGDGTVSDLGMVSSNMVPENNDIVAKVYEGNHTYASSGTFQISVSENNRSANILNFPNSVLTPMFIWTVINTQQANSTPDFPNLSFTAGIRQVFTVNLKPKSTDSDSISYKIVKVSIPSPGTCGVRMTSHDYLYPNDVSKSGTFKIDQINKTLSWNAPELAGNYLFAVLAYEWRDGVTISETYREGVIRVTDKPGETVTVPPYQPAENPGVITGAPDFDHSGIAIAVEAYPIPTQDYLTVTVYNKIKSKVNIQIIDINGRVINELQTSSPEITVQQQFDLRKYVPGLYIVRASNGNQSATKKIVR